AGCATCGCGAGCGCCGCGGCGGATGCGAGGCCGCGCACCCGTGACAGCGCCGCGCTCCGGTGACGCCCCGACGTCCGCCGCGCATCGGCCAGATTGCGTCGGTCGGCGTGAATCATCCGAGAAGCGGCATCTACCGACGCATCCACCGTCGAACCAGCCCCGCGCATCCCCGTCTCACCCATCCGCTCTCTCCTCCTCTGCGTCGGCGCGGCGGCGCCGGTGCGTCAGGTAGCTCTCCAGGATCAGCGCGGCCGCGGTAGCATCCACGCGGCCCTTCTCCTCGCGCTGGCTGCGCTTGAGGCCCATGCCGCGCACGACGCGTTCCGCGCGGACCGAGGTCATGCGCTCGTCGATCCAGTGCACCGGCAAACCCGTCCGCCGCTCCAGGTCCGCCCCGAAGGCCCGCACCTCGGCGGCCCACGGGCCCTCCTCGCCGTCCAGGCCCAGCGGCAGGCCGACGACGGCCTCGTCCACCTCGTTCTCCGTGATTAGACGCCGGATCTCGGGCCACGGCGGCCGCTTGCCCGCCTTGCGCTCCAGCGTGACGAGCGGCGAGCCGATGGTGC
The window above is part of the Longimicrobiaceae bacterium genome. Proteins encoded here:
- the ruvX gene encoding Holliday junction resolvase RuvX → MGRTIALDYGERRIGVALSDPTRTIGSPLVTLERKAGKRPPWPEIRRLITENEVDEAVVGLPLGLDGEEGPWAAEVRAFGADLERRTGLPVHWIDERMTSVRAERVVRGMGLKRSQREEKGRVDATAAALILESYLTHRRRRADAEEERADG